The Setaria italica strain Yugu1 chromosome IX, Setaria_italica_v2.0, whole genome shotgun sequence genome has a window encoding:
- the LOC101778783 gene encoding protein PHLOEM PROTEIN 2-LIKE A10: MDSLAAACLCSRRRRARRLLLAAAAATAGYGLYRLYRHHRRRIVAALSLADAVSQVGSDLAEFLRSDSDQVPRSLLQLSKLAASEPVSSAASSLSESLASGVLRAISSHQHQLRQQQQQNPQTPLQDRILDRLLSPEGAGFASAVVGSFARNLVLSSCDTRTAAAGDREEPRWLAALCSATGKEAAADLVRVFVSTAVAAYLDRTAAVRTNDQLLTGLSDPRHEAKVKDLAVSVCNGAVETFLRTSRQLAKEASVARIEALAMERVGQNSDTNCVIQKVSSTLAVPSNRRFVLDVTGRVTAETVRSFLDFLAQRMSDGARKSIVIARDEVAERGLVAVKYLGAKSMAIFTISVALCMHILMGTRFLLPA; this comes from the coding sequence ATGGACTCGCTAGCTGCCGCCTGCctctgctcccgccgccgccgcgctcgccgacttctcctggccgccgccgcggccacagCCGGGTACGGCCTCTACCGCctctaccgccaccaccgccgccgtatCGTCGCCGCCCTCTCCCTTGCCGACGCCGTCTCCCAGGTCGGTTCCGACCTCGCCGAATTCCTCCGCTCCGACTCCGACCAAGTCCCGCGGAGCCTCCTCCAGCTCTCCAAGCTCGCCGCCTCCGAACCCGTCTCCTCTGCTGCATCTTCCCTCTCCGAGTCTCTCGCCTCCGGCGTCCTCCGCGCCATCTCCTCTCATCAGCACCAATTGCgtcaacagcagcagcaaaaccCCCAAACCCCGCTCCAAGATCGGATCTTGGACCGCCTCCTCTCCCCCGAAGGTGCCGGATTCGCCTCCGCTGTCGTCGGAAGCTTCGCCAGGAACCTCGTCCTGTCCTCCTGCGACACCCGCactgcggcggccggcgaccgcGAGGAGCCGCGGTGGTTGGCTGCGCTCTGCAGCGCCACGGGCAAGGAGGCCGCCGCGGACCTCGTCCGAGTCTTCGTCAGCACCGCGGTCGCCGCCTACCTCGACCGCACAGCCGCCGTCCGCACCAACGACCAGCTGCTCACTGGCCTCTCCGACCCAAGGCACGAGGCCAAGGTCAAGGACCTGGCCGTCTCCGTCTGCAACGGCGCCGTGGAAACCTTCCTCAGGACGTCGCGGCAGCTGGCTAAGGAGGCTTCCGTTGCTCGCATTGAGGCGTTAGCAATGGAGCGTGTGGGGCAAAATTCAGACACCAACTGCGTGATCCAGAAGGTGTCAAGCACGCTGGCTGTGCCGAGCAACAGGAGGTTCGTTCTGGATGTCACAGGCAGGGTCACAGCGGAAACTGTCCGGTCGTTCCTTGACTTCCTAGCACAGCGGATGTCTGATGGGGCCAGGAAGAGCATTGTCATCGCCCGTGATGAGGTCGCTGAGAGGGGGCTAGTTGCCGTCAAGTACCTCGGTGCCAAGTCCATGGCCATCTTCACCATCTCTGTGGCATTGTGCATGCACATTTTGATGGGAACAAGGTTCCTATTGCCGGCCTAG
- the LOC101779191 gene encoding pentatricopeptide repeat-containing protein At4g18520, chloroplastic gives MLLCCSPFSPRIQTCSPPPPRHPSSLPRSALCSGEQGRSNKSKSHRVRAQAFKSKNQSLLSQSHRGDGHGDPADEDRGGDLPGSAAPSLPDSEAVAFLLRSCRSKTGVRRAHAVALRSLDSLGVFVSNNLISAYVKFDEVADAKKVFDEMGDRSVVSWTAMMNGYQKLGRHSEVVRLFLDMLATGVQGNSLTFVCLLKSCGEQCDAKLGRQVHCCIMKGGWSNMIVDSAVAHFYAQCGDVAAASAVFNRMASRDVVSWTTMITAYVQHGHGNKALQMFPMMVAEGFRPNEFTVCSILKACAEEKDLRFGEQLHGAIVKKLYKYDIHVGSALVTMYARCGEVFDAQAVFDKMPRRNTITWTSMISGYAQSGYGEEAVLLFRKMKMRRVFVNNLTIVGLLSACGSMQSKYLGKELHAQIMKNCMGDNLQIGSTLVWFYSKCGEHTYAARILEAMPDRDAVAWTAMISGYNNLGHNVEALKSLDEMLWDGVTPNTYTYSSALKACARLEALRDGKRIHGVVNKTQAFSNVFVGCSLIDMYMRCGKVDEARRVFDAMPEHNLVTWKVMITGFTQNGLCKEALKYMYLMQQEGYDVDDFVLSTVLTSCGDLQLKSDCISFLAQ, from the coding sequence ATGCTACTCTGCTGCTCTCCATTTTCCCCTCGAATCCAGACCTgttctccgcccccgccgcgtcACCCAAGCAGCTTGCCTCGAAGCGCGCTCTGCTCCGGCGAGCAGGGGAGGAGCAATAAGAGTAAGTCCCACCGCGTCAGGGCGCAAGCTTTCAAGTCCAAGAACCAATCTTTGCTCTCCCAATCCCACCGGGGTGATGGCCACGGGGACCCTGCGGATGAAGACCGGGGAGGGGATTTGCCGGGCTCGGCTGCGCCGTCGCTGCCGGACTCCGAGGCGGTCGCGTTCTTGTTGCGTTCCTGCCGGAGCAAGACGGGCGTCCGGAGAGCACATGCGGTTGCCCTCCGGTCGCTCGACAGCCTGGGGGTGTTCGTGTCCAACAATCTGATCAGCGCTTATGTGAAGTTCGATGAGGTTGCAGATGCGAAgaaggtgttcgacgaaatgggCGACAGGAGCGTCGTATCGTGGACTGCGATGATGAATGGGTATCAGAAGCTTGGCCGCCACAGTGAGGTTGTGAGGCTGTTCTTGGATATGCTGGCCACTGGAGTGCAAGGTAACAGCTTGACTTTTGTTTGCCTGTTGAAATCTTGTGGGGAGCAATGCGATGCTAAGCTGGGGCGCCAGGTGCACTGTTGCATTATGAAGGGTGGGTGGAGCAATATGATAGTGGACAGTGCGGTTGCGCACTTCTATGCTCAATGTGGAGATGTTGCCGCTGCTTCAGCTGTGTTTAATAGGATGGCCTCCCGCGATGTTGTCTCATGGACAACAATGATCACGGCTTATGTGCAGCATGGGCATGGTAACAAAGCTCTTCAGATGTTCCCGATGATGGTGGCCGAGGGATTTCGCCCCAATGAGTTCACTGTGTGCAGCATCCTCAAGGCTTGTGCAGAGGAGAAGGATCTAAGATTTGGGGAGCAGTTGCATGGTGCTATTGTGAAGAAGCTATACAAATATGATATCCATGTTGGGAGTGCTCTTGTCACTATGTATGCCAGATGTGGTGAGGTGTTTGATGCTCAGGCAGTATTTGATAAGATGCCAAGAAGAAACACAATTACATGGACTTCAATGATCTCTGGATACGCGCAAAGTGGCTATGGTGAAGAAGCTGTCTTGTTGTTCCGGAAGATGAAGATGCGTAGAGTATTTGTTAACAACCTCACTATTGTTGGTCTCCTTAGTGCTTGTGGCTCTATGCAGTCTAAGTATCTTGGAAAGGAACTGCATGCACAGATAATGAAGAACTGTATGGGAGATAATCTTCAAATTGGGAGTACACTTGTTTGGTTCTACTCCAAATGTGGGGAGCATACTTATGCTGCAAGAATTCTAGAAGCAATGCCTGACCGTGATGCTGTCGCATGGACAGCTATGATTTCAGGCTACAACAACCTTGGCCATAATGTTGAAGCGCTTAAATCATTAGATGAGATGTTATGGGATGGTGTGACACCAAATACTTACACTTATTCGTCAGCTTTGAAAGCTTGTGCCAGATTGGAGGCTCTGCGGGATGGAAAGAGGATCCATGGTGTTGTTAACAAGACCCAAGCTTTCTCAAATGTATTTGTGGGATGCTCACTGATCGATATGTATATGCGGTGTGGGAAAGTTGATGAAGCTCGAAGAGTCTTTGATGCCATGCCAGAGCACAACTTAGTAACATGGAAAGTGATGATTACAGGATTTACCCAGAATGGACTCTGCAAAGAGGCTTTAAAATACATGTACCTAATGCAGCAAGAAGGGTATGATGTTGATGACTTTGTGCTTTCGACAGTTTTGACATCATGTGGAGATCTTCAGTTGAAATCAGATTGCATCTCTTTTCTAGCTCAATAA